The sequence CAGCAACATCCTGTAGAAGCAGGTCTGTTCTGAGTAAACAGCCTTGATGGTTGGTCAAAGAGACAACAAAATAGCCTGCCAATGCCTACATCTGTTTGTGAGGTTGTTGCATGTGGCTTTGATTGAAGCCAGTGTTGTGCAGGAGGCCTTCACAAAGAGTAGAAGTACATCGAAAGAGGAACTTTATTAATTTAGCTCATTGATTAGTTTATCACGAGTATTTTAATGTACCTGCGATATGCATGGATACCCAAACTAAACTTAATGTGCAAGACCAGATTGCTTCAATACTTGCACAAGAGAACAGGCTCGgagaaactaaaataaaaaaaaacaggtcaaCTCAAACCTCACACCATTTCCTGTTAAGCCCATATGCAGGTCACTTCTGAGCAAAAATCTTCAGTGGttggttaaagaaagaaaagaccaCAGGCCCTTTGTCAGTGTAGCTCTTGCATGTGGCTTTGCTTCTTGTTAGTAATGCACAATGCATTCACAAAGTGCTGCAAAACTAGACAGAAAGACGTGTTgcagctaaaaataaaatattatatttcTCAGCGTACAAAGCTCTGTGCATTTGTTATCTTCTATGATGATCTGCTCTACAAGTTAATTATCCTGGTGACCACCCAACATTCAGTAGTGAGCACAGAAAGCCCCGAGGGTGGAAACGTGTATTCATCTGCAAGCAATCATTTGGCCTCCCCTTGCTTACAAGTTAGATGGCTCACCAAATACTTCCGTCATGCCTAGGTTTTGCATTCAGGTGATATGACAACTTTTACTATTTAACTCAGGGGATGGTAAATTTGTCTATATTACTTTGATGACAGGGTACATGGTGTAATGTTTCAAGTATTTGTGTCCAAACCAAGCAGCTCGATAATTCTAGTCCCAGCTGACTTCTTTTGTGCTTGAGTTCTCCCCAGAAGTGTTACTCTCTGGGACTCcaggctgcaaaaaaaaaattctagaTTATGTTTTGTACTTATGCACTGAATTCATAGCGTGCAGCTGTTGGACCTTTGAGCTCAGTCCTGGAAAGGATTATGTTAAGGGTTTAATAGTTTGCCTGGGGGATTTCAACACCCAAATTGGCAAGGATACCCAGAGGGGGTCAATTGGGAGGAACTGATCATAagctgagtgctgttttgagttTGGGCTTCTTTGCTAATCATTAATTGGCCATAAAAAACACCATTTTGGGCAAAAGGTGATTTGAAAGTATACTTGTCACTAGAACACTTGCCAAAGATCAATATTTGACTTTGTTGTAGCATCATAATTTTTGCTGATGTATGGCTTGGTTACCCATGTACAGAGAGCATGAGAGCTGTCAGGTGATCACCATGTAATAGTCAATTGGTCAGATAAAGAAAGATGCCTGACAGACCTTTCCCTAGACATCAAGTGGAGGTGAGTTGTGAGTATCTGGTGAAGGCTCATGTCGGTAAGGTCTTCAAGTCCCACCTCCAGAAAAACTCTTTGTGCATCCCAGGGGGAGCTAGAGTGAATCCAAGCGATCCATGTTCAAAGCCGCAAAGCATTCAGAATATATCTTTTTGATTTCAACGTGCAATGTCCTCTAAGCATGTCAATACTTCTGAgcatattgtaatttttttaataaaacaactAACAAGTAACATTTCCATTGTACTGTTTTTAgtctttcaaaaaacaaaacaaaaaacccgGAACCTCACTGTAAATGAGACATGATCATTGGTTTAGTGAATCTGGGCCAtttgcattgtttgtgtttgagccaATCATCATCACGTCTACTTTCTGAGCCTTGATCACATTGTGGTGAAATCTTATACCTTGGCGGGGGACTTCAGTTGTGCAAGAGAAGGGTGCTGTACCACAATGATCGAAAGACTGGCTGTTTTGATCCTTCTTGGTTCAGTGTGTAAGAACACCTTTTGTGTACTTTTACAATTTAGAATACAATTTGATTTCAATTAACTTAAtcaagactgtaaaaaaaacatatcaggAATGCTGATATTTACACAAATTACATTGACTGTAGATAAACTATATGGCACTCATATTCAATTCTATCTTCTTGTTGTATCCTAActattctgttttttctctctttaggTCAAACCAAAGACACGCCTCATAGGTTATCTTCAACTGTGGTCAAACCTGGAGATAATGTTACTTTGTCATGTTCTATCTCTGGAGATGGCGCCGGCTTGTTTAACTGGTACATGATGAAGTCTGGATACATGGTGCTGACAGTTGCAGCAGGAAGTTTTGACAAAGTCACCCTTGACAAGAAATTTGACAACTCAAGGTTTACGATCAAAAGAGGGGATAATCTGTTCTTTCTCACCATCAATAATGTAAGCATAGAAGATGAGGCAACGTACTTCTGTCAAGCTGGAACTCCGTACACAATGAAGGTTGTTTCTAGCACAGTTTTGACTGTGAATGGTAAAGTAtgctaatgtttgtgtttattttttcttcaccAGTACCACAGAATTCCTAATCTAACTCTATCTTAACTGTGTGTCATCCAGATCATAAAAATCACCAGAAATCTATCTACCTGAAACAAATACCGAAGACAGCATCCGTCCAGGCAGGCGACTCAGTGACTCTCCAGTGTTCATATCTCTTTAAGTACAAAGAAACCACAGCCCAGTGTCCAGGTGAACACAGTGTGTactggttcagagctggatcAGGAGAATCTAATCCAAGTGTTATTTACAGTCAAAGCCATAAAAGTGATGAAGAAGAGACGAGAAGCTGTGTCTACAGTCTGTCCAAAACTATCCAGAGCTCCTCTGATGCTGGGACTTACTACTGCGCTGTGGCCACATGTGGAGAAATCCTGTTTGGTGAAGGAACTACAGTGGAGACAAGTATGCCTTTATGATTGTATTTTGATGTATTAGTATAGTATTattgtgatgttattgtttttCAAAACTAAGTAATCTAGTAGATAGTCTCCAATAACTGCAATTTCATTAATCAATATATCAGCAGTACTTACCACTGTAACTGCTCAGAGTTTGGGATGTTGAGTCATTATTTTGCGTAGGCAAAAAGtgcaacaaacagaaaaaaagaaaactacttttttcAGTGAAGCAGTCACTGCATGTAGAGAGGCTTCAGACGCTACAATGCTGGTGGGATGAATTCCCTGTACGACATTATTTGGTCCATGTCATCCCCCATTATCTCATCTCATTTTCGGTCTGTCTTTAAAGCTGTCTTTTAACAATATGAGGCTAAAAGCCTCATATTGTTAAAAAACAAGGGACTGAAATACATGATAGGTCAATGCATCACAAGTGCATGTTATTTCTGCCCTCCCCGTAAAAGTAGAAGAACATCTAGATAAACATTATGCTCCTCTGCATCTATCTGCTAGCTCGTGTATCTTGGACTTTTACCCTTATTTTCCTCTCAAAGTCACGGATATGAAAAACTTCAGGAAAAGCAGAGACTTATTTGTTCTGCTGACATGTTTTAGCAGAAATTTCAAGAGAAGAATGGACACCAGTTGTGATTGTCCTCGGGTCACTGTTGGCTCTCTGTGTAATTGTGATTGCCATCCTCATCTTCTCAAGAGACTAAAGGTAAgctaattaatattattaaaagaGTTCTGCTTTTAGTGTTTTAGGTTGAAATCCTAATTCTATTGTCACTCCTCACCAAGTTTTTCATCATCAGTTTCTGGCGGGCCATAGCCTGGTGCCCCCAGACACATTCACCTTAGTAGATACGCCTGGATCTGTTGAATTAATCTCCTTTTTCCAGGGTGCATTGCAACGGCTGCATGCAAAATTGCTTCTGGAGATCatttaaccaagcagcaacctctggttttaaaatgtgaagccaatgtggaagtgttaaaaagtgcagttcattAAGTGTCTGCAGCATGTGATACTGTTTCAATGAAAACCATCATCCAGTTTGTGTAAAACTGCTGCAATAGCAGATTCAACAGATGTCCTTACAGTGGAAGCTGTCATCTTGGTTGTTAATGAAAAGGCTGAAGCAATGCTGCCATGTTATCCTCTTATAAAACCCGCCCCATATTTAAAGAAAGGACTGCGATTGGTCTGTTATATCTGGTGTTGGTGGGACATTGTTTAGAATGACAGCTACTCCAGATCCATGTGCCAGAGAAATGAATATGAGTTGGCTGATGAGTCTGGTTATGATTGCAATCAGCTTTTAAAAGTCATTAGCTATTAACTCCCTTGGTCTTGATGTCACTGTACTGATAACAAATATATTTCTCTCCAGGAAGGTGAAATAGAGGCGTTGAACAACTCTACAGCTGGTCTTATCTACGATGAAATCGAGAAGGGGAAAGAGACTGTTATACATATGTCTGACAAACACATTGTTCTATGTAGGAATTAAGCTGTCTAaattttgttcatttaaaaaaaggtgtgCTTAGTTAATTTACCTTAAAGCTgaatcatatatttttcattttataaagAGACCTGGCACAAAACAAGGTGATTGGTTGCTCAAATGTCTGTCAGAGCCGATGAGCtccaaagagaaaagaaaaactacaGAGGCAACATACTCCAGACATGAGACTACAAAAGATACATACACATGTCTCCGTATGATAAACTGCATGTTTTTGATGTACACAGAGACCTTCTATGAGACATCAGTGAAACAGAAGGAACAttgaataatgttccttttttgaaataaaaagattGGGTATTTAATTTGTATCTTGATTCTTTCCTCTGAGTTTCTGTAAAACATGTCAGACTTGAGAATATCCATTTTGGTTTGGCTGTGAGATCAAGTGGGCCTCCACTGTCTGTCTGCCTAACTTCTCCTGCTGCACTGACCCAGTGTTCATCATTCACCTGCCTCTGCATTGACTTCTAACATAATTGAACAGCATTGTGAATTGTGCTTTTAAAGAACTAGGTGTTGCATTGaacccttttttctctcttctcattCCTGCCATTTTGAACACTACTTCTTTACAAGGTAAATGAGGATGGTGGGATACTGATAACTGCTTAATTAAGCAACACATTTGTAAAGGAGTTCTTGCAGTGCAGGTTCAGAAAGAGTTTAGGCACTGTTTTACACAGCGAAGCTATCCTGATATCAAAGTTAAGGACTGAGTGTCTTCAACAAACTTCTGTGGTTAGCTTTTCTTTAGATACTATTGGTCAGGGAGGTGGAGTGCTTCTCAGAAATTAGTGCAACCCACGTGTTTGTGGCCAGAGCTGCACGTGTAGCTGTGGTTTACTTGCTTGAGAACATCATTATGGTAAACGTCCAGATCACAAACCATTACTCCACCATACTTCAGGCATTAAACAACCGTGGCATAAAACTCAAGTTAGACTTATAATTATATTTTGGATGTGTATGTTTCTTTATAATTAATTCAAAGTGCAAATAAATCATTGCATGTTCTATGACTTTGCCTCATAATCTGCTGAATAGTTATATAAAGGAAAAGTTTGAAATTGTTGGATTTATGCTTACACATCAACTTAAAGGGATTCTTAAAAAGGAGCCGAGAACAGCTGTGATATGTTTAACACCAATACTGGagctcattttttaaatttacacttGTTCTCTCATTTCTTTTACCCTCACACAAATGTTAATGTAAAGATAGTCATCTGAGGTTTTAAGAGTTCATCCCCATAGAGGTTATGTAGTCATCCATTTCCATTGTTTTCATCCATTTTTTGTGCTTTTCCCTGATTTAGTTTGGTGTcccctgtgttttttctttcagaggCTGGGCGTGGCTTCCAATTGCTGGAGCTTCCTACAGACACACCTGGTTCTTATCAATGAATCACCTGCTGCAGTACTTAAACCCTAGCTCTTCTCTTCCTGGCTGCCAGATGATTTCTGCCTATAGAGTTGGCCTCTAGTTGTAGCCTTTCAAGTTACtctagtgtttttttaatcatactCATCATCAAGAAATTCATAAAGTGTACACTGTTGATATCCACTGTTGATGCAATATCATGCCCATTTatgtttttctgaaaaaaagggTTCCCTAAATATTTTAGAGGGTCTGTGCTGGCAGATTTGTTTGCTAGTGTGAGAAATCCCCAACTATTCCCTCTATCCTATGATAATACCTCAGCCATGTGCTCCATCCTGCCACCATGTGTATCATACTTACCTTTTGTGTTACTCCCGGCTTTCAGTACCACCATCCTCCGAGCTCCATCACCTCAGCTTTCCCTCCTGGATGCCTCGGCCCCAAGCCTCTCCTACCAGCCTCAACCTTCCACCTAATACCAGCCTCAACCTGCCGGTGTCAATTTTCAGTTTTGTGAATAAAACCCTCTTATTCCCCTTCCTActttgtctgtttgcttttggGTCAAGTTGAGGAGAGTTTAAACAAGTTAGCTTTTGCGTATTACATTCCATTTCTTCCacgtctgttctgctaaatgctgcttttTAGGCTACTACACACTGTACGTTTACATATAAGGTTGAAATTATATGCAAATCctcaaaatctgttttctttttaacattttacacagtgtccTTACTTTTTGGGAATTGTGGTTGTTAATTCTCACCCTGGTTATTGGCTAATTCAATAGCTAATGAATAATCCAAAGACGTAGACTGATCAGTTCTGATAACTGGACTCATCTCTTGCCAGCCCAACCTCCTCGCCACATTTTGATAACTTCTGGCTCAGGGAAAAAACAATATGGCACATTAAATCTCAAACACCAGGTTTCAAAACGGCAGCCTACAAACCAATGGGTCAAATAGTCTATGGTATCCGTCAAAAACTCCCTAACAAAGTACTCCCTCATTCTCCAATGTCGAGGCGAGTTCCTAGACCAATAAGCTGACACCAGAGTAAGGGTTTTGGACATGGGGAGTAATAATTGTAAAGTAATTTAATCTGTAGCTGTtagatccgtcacggcaccggatctgataggtttctattttggttaatgttttaacttccaccGGATCCGattgcattccggctgcatctctgatgatccggagccctctggatcagatacgcaagacttgtATTTTTGGCGGATGTTGGAGCATGATGCATAAATCTCAATAGAGAGGAtcaagcgggacaggaagtcaggcaccaaaacaaaattcaaccATCCAGTtacttttcagaataaaacacattgtgcaatcaccagattgtatttcacttaactacaacaacaaaccgtcataatgagcggagccaggcctggagtcaacaggtcagaggtttttagaggcCAATAAAGGCAACATGGATTAGGTGAGGAGTCggataatcgttgattcagGAATTACTCCGGGAAAACCTTTGTCACGTGATTCCAGCTGTCCAGCTTTCCTGCTTTGTGCActgttctgaaaacgcagccagtggttgttgacggacgagagagcacggagctggaccgcagcggatcggagacggactggacacagatctggtggaagtccgatgaaACTCTGATGAAACTCTGATGAAACTAACTCACCAAGAAAAAAGCTtcaaagaaacacatttctgaAGAACATTCATGGAAAGGGTTAAATACAGTTTTTAGACCTTTAATATTACACCATTTAATGCTTGACTACTTCATCTTCTGTGATCGATTCTTAAAGTCTGTCTCTTGGATATCGATATAGCTTTACAATCTAGATCAAAAAGTAATCATTCACTTCTTATGCAGTGATGCTAGTCTGATCATCAAAGAGAAAATGATACATCTAGGTTTGCCTTTGGTAAGAAGTGATCATAAATGCAGTATATTTGCGTCCTGCATGctttcagccaatcacagccaatcacagtgcAACAAACCTTCATCACACAGTGGTGACACCTTTTATTTTGTTCAGGACCTCGAATGAGTGAGAGAAGTGTGCTGACCACAATGAGCTGTCGACTGGCTGCTTTGATCCTTCTCAGTGCGTTGTGTAAGTACACCGTATGTCTACTTTAAGATGAGTAGTCCTACAAACGTTATATCGACAAAGATAACCaagcaacattttaaatcaacattatatagaaaacataaataatttgTGATACATATTGTAGGTTTCTCTTCTGCTGGATTGTAACTCTGATGTCTTTCCTTCAGATCAGACTATGTCTCACCAGATCTCTTCGACTGTGGTTGAACCTGGTGATGATGTTAACATGGTGTGTTTAGTCACGGAGAATAAAGCCGGGTTGTTTTACTGGTACAAGCTGAAGTTTGGAAACATGGTCGAAAAAGTTTCAGACGGAAGTTTTCAAAGCCTGAAACTTGAGGAACAATTTAGAAACTCTAGATTTGAAGTCACACGGGAGGAGACAGTCACAGGCACGGatactctgttttctctcaacATCAGAAATGTAAGCAAAGAGGATGAAGCCACGTACTTCTGTCAAGCTGGAACAGCATATGAAATGAAAGTTATCAATACGACTCTCTTGAATGTGAATGGTAAGGTATGCTCATTtcattgtttgatttttctctGTTAGTAACCAAAAACCACGAGCTAATCCTTCTTTGCTGTGTATGACCCAGATCATAAAAATCACCAGAGATCAGTCTACGTGAGCCAGAGACCAGAGACCCAGTCGGTCCAGGAGGGCGCCTCAGTGGATCTCCAGTGTTCACTTCTCTACAAGTACAAAGAAACCAGAGTCCAGTGTCCAGATGAACACAGTGTGTactggttcagagctggattCGAAGAATCTCATCCAGGTGTTATTTACACTCACAATAACATGAGATTTAAACAAGGGGAGAGAAGCTGTGTCTAAAGTCTGTCCAAAACTATCCAGGACTCCTCTGATGAAGGGACTTACTACTGTGCTGTGGCCACATGTGGAGAAATCCTGTTTGGTGAAGGAACTACAGTGGAGACAAGTATGCTTTTTCACATTTCTATGaatataattacatttttaatgtgttttttaaaatgaatatattATAAATATTCACAATGACATGGTTGCAACGTTCATTAGAGCATTTAGACTATAGCAGTTCCTTCAGATAAAAGGATATTGTACTCAGTGCAGATTCTGGGATATAATGGCTTTATAAAAAGTAAATCAAAAACAGCAAGAAGCTTGGTTGTTAAAGTCGCCGAGCATCTATTTATTAAAGCCTTAGTTTGGTCAAACCTATCTGGAAGAGactgaatcatttttttcatgaggagtcaaaaaataaatacaatatagGCGTATTTAATTTCtgctttccttttaaaaatcagTTGGAACATTGGGTTGATTTTAAACGTCTCTACATCCTGTCTAGCAGCTCTAAAAATGAAACTTGTGAAAATGGTagaaatgaaggaaaaacaacaactcaaatgtgttgttgttttcaggaAGTTCAAAAGAAGGCTGGACCCCAGTTGTCATTTTCCTCGGTACATTGTTGGCTCTATGTGTACTTGTGATTGTCGTTCTGATCTTCTCAAGAAAATGAAGGTAAGTTCATTCACATTGAGAAGATTGAGTACTTAACTTGTATTCTTCCATTGTAAGATCATGATGGCACACAGCTTAGCTTATACCAAGTTAGATGATGAATCTATGGATCACTGTTGCTATTTCTAGAGCTTTGTAAAAATGGCCATAATCCAGAAAGTTAGAAAATAGACTTCAAAAAGATATTGCAGCTTTACTTTTTGGGGTCAGGCTTGTCTTTGGGGCTGAGCtagtttacctgcagactccagAACACACTTTGTCCTGGTGACCCCTGGATTTTCTCATCATTTCCCTTCTTATAGTGTTTCATATGTAATACTTAGCTCCACAAAAATAGTTTGACTCCTTAACTGAAACTTTAGGTATgatttcaatcatttaaaaaaacagtaatttgGTGCTATCCCTTATTTAATAACTTATAAAATAGCCTTGATTTCAGATATCTCTAACTTTAGGAAGTGGACACAGAGGCTTTGGCTGTTGGCTTATAGCACTCTAAGCTGGCGCCTCATTGcctacagaggctacagtccttgttgcagcggtcgaaggttcaactcctggcctctaccatttgctgcatgtcttctccaaCTCTCTGCTGCCCACAttgcctgtctctctcctgctttcctatccaataagaaaaggcaaaaaatgcccaaaatacacaacttaaaaaaataaatgatagaaagcaagaaagagaaggggaaaaaagaaaaaaagggacaatAAAATTTGCTGGAATTGTATAAATATGTAGCTCAAGCAAAAGTTCAGTCATGAAGACTACTGTATATATGCTATGCTTTCACAGTAgcaggcagctgtggctcagtgttaGAGTAGGTGGCCTCTCAATGGAAAGATCGGGGGGGTTCAGTCTAAGGTCCCACTGTCCACATGTCCAAGTGTCCTATCacttctctgctctctttttaaATCTGATTCTTTTTCTGCCTCTAGTCCCTGACTAACGCTGACCATCCATGTGTGCCGCTCCACCTTCCCATCTGTCCAAACTCTACTGAATCATTAGTCTTCATTTATCATCCAACCTAGCAAGTCATCACccaacacctccaccaccagtgtTTGGACTCCATAGGGGATTTTCCGGATGCTGCTGTAAAGAGTCCGTACGTCAAAGACCTTCTGTCAATTCCATCCCTTTGATCGTTTTttatgtaataaataacctttcaTTCTTTAACTTGTCTCTGCTGATTAGAATGGACAACATGATGGCTATTGTATTGATTAAGTGTGTGatgtttatatttctttaaGATCTATATgctgtgctttttttcttccctaAAGGCTGAAGGTTATGTTCTTTCAAAATATAGACTAACCAAGGATTCCATTTCAAATCTAGATGCTATGTTCTATTAAACTTTAAGCGGAACAAGCTAAAGAAGCATCTTCCAGCCTTTACTCGTGATTCCAATGTTGCATTGGTGGAATAGAAATGGATATTTCTGCTGGTGCATCATTgatttattgtgatttttttttttcaaagttcatttaaaacaaaaaaaaattagaaagtccattttgattaaaaaaataaaatcgcAAATAAAGTATGGCTGTCGTGATTTTATGTTCTGTAAGCATGAAATGTAATGCTTTGGTGCTTTATGGGCCCCTGGCCAAAGTGAGGCCCTAAGCAGAATTTGCTGAATCCCCACACTGACTCACCAGATACTCTGAATGTGACGCAGGGATGTTAACTACATGATGTATTAAAACGGTCATAAGGTTATTGCGTTACTTTATACAGTTGTACGTactaaataaaggttaaaactGACACTTTGATCACAGTTTGTGTGTCACAGTGTGCGTGTGTTATAGTGAATGTGCCtgtcacagtgtgtgtctgtgagtacAAAGTAAACAAGAACAGGAGAAGCAGAGTGTGCAGACAGCATGCATTAATTATTTGATTATGGACTGTTTCATATCtcttaaagtaaataaacataTTCAATTAAAATCCCAAATATACTGAGGCGACCTGAGTGTAACGCAAAGGTAAagtctgtgtgaagtttgtgtGGATGTTCATTACTTTAGTGAGATTAACAGGTAGCAGACACAAGCCTGATCAGTATGAAGCTTTTTGTGACAGCTTGTACAAATATGACGCCCCCTACAGGTGATGATGCTTCACTACTTCAGTGAACCAGTGTTTACACACTTCATCTTCCTCTGCATTGACCTTTGCCTTATTTGCACCATCATTTGTTTTTAGCAAAATTGAAAAAACAAGATGTTACTACAAGCATATTTTCTCTGACGATGCAGGTTCTGCAAGAGTTTCACCACCATACCGTGCTTCACATTGTGATTATTGGTCATGTCAAAGTGAAGgactgtgtgttcagatgtcTGTGGGTAGCAGCTCATCCTCAGAAGTTGTTTGTGAGAGAGGTGCAGTGCTCCTCAGACATTAAGCCCACACAACTGTTTGTGGGCAGAGCAGAGCATGAAGTGGTGTTCTTTGTACCCATGAGTCCTCTAACCTACTTCTTTTACTTGGTGGTCTGTGCAAGTGAGTGTGCTGTCAATCTTCATCCAGAAGACAGCAGATGGGCAAACTTTCAAACATGGTACACAGAGAATGCAACACAGCTGAACCTTACAGCAGCAGAAGAGTGAAGCAACCTCTCAAGACCTGGAGAGGAGTGTTGACTTTTTTTCAATGGATGCAGAGATGCTGTTGGAGCCAGATTTAAACTTAGTATTTAGGACAGAAATGTGTCAGAATATTATTTGAGATAAATGTTATTTGTTTCAAATGATGAAGTGTTGATGTTAAATAAGTTAACTTTAGTTGTTTACTCTGGGTTGAAAATGAGAAGATTTGTACTGTGATTTCTTCCGTTCATTGAGGTCAGATGGCAGAGTGTGACGACCCCTCCACACCactaggtgtgtctgtgtgtctgtgtgtgtgtctttgcaggTCTGGGTCAAGGGGATGGGCTGCACCTGGGGCAGGCGGTATAAAGAGCTCTCCCAGCCGGCGTGGGTCTCTCTGGTCGGGCACCCCTCTGCTCTCACCCCGTGGCGACACCGCGGCGCGGCGCTCCTGTTGTGTTTTCGTTGTGCACTATTATCTTACTTTTGTAATAAATTTGTAATCACTTTCGTATACTTCGTCTCCTCTCCCGTTTTTGTTGCGTCCTATGAGCCGGGACGTAACAGAGAGGAACAGTTTTCCGATCATATCTTAAATCATttagtttgaatatttttttctgagctTGAAAAGTCAACCGGAGTTTGTTGCAAAAGTGTGTTACTCTTAAACTAACCTCAAGTGGCTAAATGATGTAGATTGGATTAGCCATATCAGATGCTGTAGGCTCTCTGTGTGACAATAGATGGGTTGTGAGTAAATTAGAATACTTAGTTTTTACACAAGAGCcagataaaaacatatttttagacataatttcttattattcttatttcaaaTCATGGACACTCTTATTTTAACTTAGCAAAGGATACCACCATAActcaaaaatgaaattaaaagtaGTTAGTGTAAACCACACAATATGgatcctttttttgtttaacaATGAAGCATAATTCAGTCTTCTATTACAGTTTATCGACACATACAAAAACACCTTATTGTTTGATGATTCTGAGACTCTGAATTATGATTAATGATGAATTTGTTCTGTTGTGCCTCCAAAATTTTGGAGATGTATATACTGAAACACAGGGGTTATGTGTTTGGAAACCAAAAAAGCCTCTTAGgtaaaacatcaacaacatgtaTGCATTGCCAGAGTAGCACCATCATATGTTCTAAGCTGTCCGAGTCATATATGTCATATATATCAGGTGAAAAGCATTTCTACCAGCAACAGACCTCACATATTCACTTTTAAGATATGACTTCATCCAATGCCAGTT is a genomic window of Notolabrus celidotus isolate fNotCel1 chromosome 8, fNotCel1.pri, whole genome shotgun sequence containing:
- the LOC117817664 gene encoding uncharacterized protein LOC117817664, translated to MPDRPFPRHQVEVSCEYLVKAHVGQTKDTPHRLSSTVVKPGDNVTLSCSISGDGAGLFNWYMMKSGYMVLTVAAGSFDKVTLDKKFDNSRFTIKRGDNLFFLTINNVSIEDEATYFCQAGTPYTMKVVSSTVLTVNDHKNHQKSIYLKQIPKTASVQAGDSVTLQCSYLFKYKETTAQCPGEHSVYWFRAGSGESNPSVIYSQSHKSDEEETRSCVYSLSKTIQSSSDAGTYYCAVATCGEILFGEGTTVETKISREEWTPVVIVLGSLLALCVIVIAILIFSRD
- the LOC117817666 gene encoding uncharacterized protein LOC117817666, with protein sequence MSERSVLTTMSCRLAALILLSALYQTMSHQISSTVVEPGDDVNMVCLVTENKAGLFYWYKLKFGNMVEKVSDGSFQSLKLEEQFRNSRFEVTREETVTGTDTLFSLNIRNVSKEDEATYFCQAGTAYEMKVINTTLLNVNDHKNHQRSVYVSQRPETQSVQEGASVDLQCSLLYKYKETRVQCPDEHSVYWFRAGFEESHPGVIYTHNNMRFKQGERSCV